The Sneathiella sp. P13V-1 genome includes a window with the following:
- a CDS encoding HPr kinase/phosphorylase: MGKIHATVVALESQGIMFVGPSGSGKSDLALRFLDQGAQLVSDDYVIVANEGGHLIARPPGTIAGLMEVRGMGVVKTPYLPEISLSLRCDLMPASEMERLPDGPQLVEMEGVQLPRIYLDASSASAKARVRFALQHLDALLSGPDQKGILS; this comes from the coding sequence ATGGGAAAAATTCATGCAACCGTAGTAGCGCTGGAAAGCCAGGGTATCATGTTCGTGGGCCCTTCGGGCAGCGGCAAATCTGATCTCGCGCTCAGATTTCTGGATCAAGGGGCCCAATTAGTGTCCGATGATTATGTGATTGTTGCTAATGAAGGGGGACATCTGATTGCCCGGCCCCCAGGCACTATCGCCGGATTAATGGAGGTGCGGGGCATGGGGGTCGTGAAAACTCCATATTTGCCTGAAATATCCTTGTCACTTCGCTGTGATTTGATGCCTGCTTCGGAAATGGAAAGACTGCCGGACGGACCCCAGCTTGTTGAGATGGAGGGTGTTCAATTGCCGCGGATCTATCTTGATGCGTCGTCTGCTTCGGCTAAGGCGCGGGTCAGGTTCGCGCTTCAACACTTGGATGCGTTACTGTCTGGCCCGGATCAAAAAGGAATTTTGTCATGA
- a CDS encoding PTS sugar transporter subunit IIA, whose amino-acid sequence MIGMVLVTHGRLAEEFVAATEHVVGPQDQVRAISIGPDDDMEQRRQDILTAVADVETGSGVILLTDMFGGTPSNLAISVMEKANVEVIAGINLPMLIKLASLRGEDDMEKAVAAAQESGRKYINVASHLLSNKS is encoded by the coding sequence ATGATTGGTATGGTGCTGGTAACGCATGGCCGTCTTGCTGAGGAGTTTGTCGCAGCAACCGAACATGTGGTTGGTCCACAGGATCAGGTACGGGCAATCTCTATCGGTCCCGATGATGATATGGAGCAGCGCCGTCAGGATATTCTGACCGCCGTTGCCGATGTGGAAACCGGATCTGGTGTTATTCTTCTGACCGATATGTTTGGTGGCACACCTTCCAACCTGGCAATTTCCGTGATGGAAAAAGCCAATGTGGAAGTGATTGCCGGTATTAATCTTCCCATGTTGATCAAGCTCGCCAGTCTGCGCGGTGAAGATGATATGGAAAAGGCAGTTGCCGCGGCGCAGGAATCTGGCCGCAAATATATCAATGTGGCGTCTCATCTTCTGTCTAATAAGTCCTGA
- a CDS encoding HPr family phosphocarrier protein — MSEPLRKTLQIENKRGLHARAAAKFVKCVESYDADILVTKDDNNVSGASIMGLMMLAASKGTSIDVEASGAEADAAMSAIETLVNDRFGEE; from the coding sequence ATGAGCGAGCCGTTACGAAAGACCCTTCAAATAGAGAATAAACGTGGCCTGCATGCGCGGGCTGCTGCCAAATTTGTGAAATGCGTCGAATCCTATGATGCGGATATATTGGTGACCAAAGATGACAATAATGTCTCTGGCGCTTCTATCATGGGATTGATGATGCTTGCCGCCTCCAAGGGAACCTCGATCGATGTTGAAGCCAGCGGTGCGGAGGCAGACGCCGCCATGAGCGCCATTGAGACGCTGGTCAACGACCGCTTCGGTGAAGAATAA
- the rapZ gene encoding RNase adapter RapZ encodes MSAGLTRIVLVTGLSGAGKSTALKQFEDLGWEVADNIPISLLTPMVREISPEGWRNIAVGVDTRTRGFSEQKVLNLRDELREDPSSEVTLLYLGCDAATLQRRFTETRRRHPMASDRPVMDGILEEKRLLEMISKESDEQIDTTLLSLPELRQQLINRFSLEDQPALSITVTSFSFKKGLPREADLVFDMRFLRNPYYDPDLREKTGQQKEVADYIAEDESFAPFLDQLKNMLDTLLPRYRAEGKSYLTIAIGCTGGRHRSVCVAENIHDHMERNGYLTHLVHRDLP; translated from the coding sequence ATGAGCGCAGGGCTGACCCGAATTGTTCTTGTCACCGGCCTGTCAGGGGCGGGAAAATCCACAGCGCTGAAACAGTTTGAGGATCTGGGCTGGGAAGTGGCGGACAATATTCCCATTTCCCTGCTCACGCCGATGGTGCGGGAGATATCCCCGGAGGGCTGGCGCAATATTGCTGTTGGGGTGGATACACGTACCCGCGGGTTTTCGGAACAGAAAGTCCTGAATTTACGGGATGAGCTGCGCGAAGACCCCTCCAGCGAGGTGACGCTTTTATATCTGGGCTGTGATGCGGCAACGTTGCAGCGGCGCTTTACAGAAACCCGAAGACGCCATCCCATGGCTTCTGATCGTCCTGTAATGGATGGGATTTTGGAAGAAAAACGGCTTCTGGAGATGATTTCCAAAGAATCCGACGAACAGATTGATACAACTTTGTTGTCTTTGCCTGAGTTGCGGCAGCAACTGATTAATCGGTTCAGTCTGGAAGATCAGCCAGCCCTTAGTATCACAGTGACGTCTTTTTCCTTCAAAAAAGGTCTGCCACGGGAAGCGGACCTGGTTTTCGATATGCGTTTCTTGCGAAACCCCTATTACGACCCGGATTTACGGGAAAAGACAGGCCAGCAGAAAGAAGTAGCAGACTATATTGCCGAAGACGAGAGCTTTGCCCCCTTTCTGGATCAGTTGAAAAATATGCTCGACACCTTGTTGCCAAGATATCGGGCGGAAGGTAAATCCTACCTGACCATAGCCATCGGATGCACGGGGGGGCGGCATCGATCTGTATGCGTGGCAGAAAATATTCATGACCATATGGAAAGAAACGGGTATCTTACCCATTTGGTACATCGTGACCTGCCGTAA
- a CDS encoding stimulus-sensing domain-containing protein has product MAESTSTEHRGDQELPLSGKVAGSGSVRDAAPRRKARRFGPFSSLSNRIMAINLFSLVFLVGGILYLDQFRGGLVEARLQAMSTNGKLIAGALGEAALRDVPYDGQVRPTTLDSRIVKAVLRRLAIVTDTTALLYNQNGDLIADSRLLISSGREILNEPLPPPEAPGNVRAFYEDIYDFLAELIPNSQEYPLFPTGNLQRSEMLDEVGTAVRGKDGSAIRQTRDGTVMLTVALPVEGFKQILGGLLLVEDGNAIDEAVKSAQVTTLIVFSITLVINLLLSLYLARTIARPIHDLAEGADNVRLGLGRRVDIPDFTERQDEIGLLSGSLQNMTEALYDRMDAVESFAADVSHELKNPLTSLGTAVDTFSRIKDEDNRAKLLAVISSDVKRLDRLITDISAASRLDAELSRSEGEPVSIVELIDSVADMYKHGRGPDHISISVETSQQDLKVFGLPGRLGQVLRNLIENAISFSPEGGTVLVRAAEDVDRDGKVWVQIDVEDQGPGIPANKLDSIFNRFYTERPAGEDFGQHSGLGLSISKLIVDAHSGTIRAQNRMSSDGSIIGARFTVRLPA; this is encoded by the coding sequence GTGGCAGAAAGCACATCAACGGAACATAGAGGGGATCAGGAATTACCGCTGTCTGGCAAAGTGGCCGGATCGGGTTCCGTTCGGGATGCTGCGCCTCGCCGCAAGGCGCGCCGCTTTGGGCCTTTTTCGTCCCTCTCCAACCGGATCATGGCTATCAATCTGTTTTCCCTCGTTTTTCTAGTGGGGGGTATTCTCTACCTTGATCAGTTCCGTGGGGGTCTTGTGGAAGCGCGCCTTCAGGCCATGTCCACAAACGGTAAACTGATAGCCGGCGCTTTGGGCGAAGCCGCCCTTCGTGACGTGCCTTATGACGGTCAGGTCAGGCCCACCACTTTGGATAGCCGAATTGTAAAAGCGGTTCTTCGGCGCCTTGCCATTGTGACCGATACCACGGCGCTTTTGTATAACCAGAACGGAGATCTGATTGCCGATAGCCGCCTTTTGATCTCCTCAGGTCGTGAAATCCTGAACGAGCCTTTGCCGCCGCCGGAAGCCCCAGGCAATGTCCGGGCCTTCTATGAAGATATTTATGATTTTCTGGCAGAGCTTATTCCCAATTCGCAGGAATATCCGCTTTTCCCAACAGGAAACCTACAGCGGAGCGAAATGCTGGATGAGGTCGGCACGGCTGTTCGTGGTAAAGATGGCAGCGCTATTCGTCAGACCCGCGATGGGACCGTCATGCTAACCGTCGCCTTACCGGTTGAAGGGTTTAAACAGATCCTGGGTGGTCTTTTGCTGGTGGAAGATGGTAACGCCATTGATGAGGCCGTGAAATCGGCACAGGTCACAACACTGATCGTCTTCTCCATCACGCTGGTGATCAACCTTCTGCTGTCTTTGTATCTGGCGCGTACCATCGCGCGGCCGATCCATGATCTGGCGGAGGGAGCGGATAATGTTCGATTGGGGCTCGGCCGCCGTGTAGATATTCCCGACTTTACAGAACGTCAGGATGAAATTGGTCTGTTGTCCGGATCCCTTCAGAATATGACCGAGGCGCTTTATGACCGGATGGATGCTGTGGAAAGTTTTGCGGCGGATGTCTCGCACGAGCTTAAGAACCCGCTGACGTCATTGGGGACAGCTGTAGACACTTTCAGTCGCATCAAGGATGAAGACAACCGCGCAAAATTGCTGGCGGTTATTTCAAGTGATGTGAAGCGTCTGGATCGTCTTATAACGGATATTTCCGCTGCCAGCCGTCTGGATGCGGAACTTTCCCGAAGCGAAGGGGAGCCTGTCTCCATTGTTGAACTGATCGATAGTGTGGCGGACATGTACAAGCATGGCAGGGGCCCTGATCATATAAGCATAAGTGTTGAAACCAGTCAGCAGGACCTGAAAGTCTTTGGTTTGCCCGGTCGTTTGGGACAGGTCCTTCGAAATCTTATTGAAAATGCCATTTCCTTTTCTCCGGAAGGGGGAACCGTTCTGGTGCGCGCCGCAGAAGATGTGGATAGGGACGGTAAAGTCTGGGTACAGATAGACGTGGAAGATCAAGGGCCTGGTATCCCTGCCAATAAACTGGATAGTATTTTCAACCGCTTCTATACGGAACGCCCGGCAGGGGAAGATTTCGGTCAGCATTCTGGCCTGGGCCTTAGTATATCTAAGCTGATCGTGGATGCGCATAGCGGGACAATTCGGGCGCAAAACCGCATGAGTTCTGATGGATCTATTATCGGCGCACGCTTTACGGTCAGGCTTCCTGCGTAA
- a CDS encoding response regulator, which produces MTTRIALVDDDQNILTTVSILLESEGFDVTKYSDGEVALEAFDTSPPDLAVLDIKMPRMDGMELLNRLRRKSNMPVIFLTSKDDEIDEFLGLKMGADDYVKKPFSQRLLVERIRTVLRRHKAKEANDETAEEDVLVRGRLKLDSVRHACFWGDQEVTLTVTEFMLLHCLALRPGHVKSRDQLMDAAYDDNIYVDDRTIDSHIKRLRKKIRVVDPEFSAIETLYGVGYRFKEK; this is translated from the coding sequence GTGACGACAAGAATTGCACTGGTGGATGATGACCAGAATATCCTGACAACGGTTTCCATTTTGCTGGAATCCGAGGGATTTGATGTAACGAAATATTCCGATGGGGAAGTGGCGCTAGAAGCGTTTGATACATCGCCCCCGGATCTTGCTGTTCTGGATATCAAGATGCCCCGCATGGACGGGATGGAGCTTCTTAACCGTCTCCGCCGCAAATCCAATATGCCGGTTATTTTCCTCACTTCAAAAGATGACGAAATTGACGAATTTCTGGGTCTTAAAATGGGTGCGGACGATTATGTCAAAAAACCGTTCTCACAGCGCCTGCTAGTAGAGCGTATTCGCACCGTTCTTCGCCGTCACAAGGCAAAAGAAGCAAATGATGAAACCGCAGAAGAAGATGTTCTGGTTCGCGGGCGTTTAAAACTGGACAGTGTTCGCCATGCCTGTTTCTGGGGGGATCAGGAAGTCACATTGACGGTGACCGAATTTATGTTGCTGCATTGTCTGGCGCTACGTCCGGGTCACGTGAAAAGCCGCGATCAGTTGATGGATGCGGCTTATGATGACAATATTTATGTGGATGATCGCACCATCGATAGCCACATTAAACGCCTTCGTAAAAAGATCCGTGTTGTGGATCCTGAATTTTCCGCTATTGAAACCCTTTACGGTGTCGGGTATCGCTTCAAGGAGAAGTAG